A single Opisthocomus hoazin isolate bOpiHoa1 chromosome 1, bOpiHoa1.hap1, whole genome shotgun sequence DNA region contains:
- the LOC104327392 gene encoding chromodomain-helicase-DNA-binding protein 4 isoform X4, producing the protein MASGIGSPSPCSGGSDDDEMEVLLNSTIPQHPEPEEEPEDELLSEADTPKIKKKKKPKKLKEPKVPKLSKRQKKELGDSSGEGNEFVEEEEEVLRSDSEGSDYTPGKKKKKKLGPKKEKKNKVKRKEEEEEEEEDDDSKEPKSSAQLLEDWGMEDIDHIFTEEDYRTLTNYKAFSQFVRPLIAAKNPKIAVSKMMMVLGAKWREFSTNNPFKGSSGASVAAAAAAAVAVVESMVTNVDAVLPQPPVDVPLRKAKTKEGKGPNARRKPKASPRIPDIKKPKTKKVAPLKIKLGGFGSKRKRSSSEDDDLDVESDFDDASINSYSVSDGSTSRSSRSRKKLKAGKKKKKGEEDSTVAVDGYETDHQDYCEVCQQGGEIILCDTCPRAYHMVCLDPDMEKAPEGKWSCPHCEKEGIQWEAKEDNSEGEEILEDVVGDAEEEDDHHMEFCRVCKDGGELLCCDACPSSYHIHCLNPPLPEIPNGEWLCPRCTCPSLKGKVQKILIWKWGQPPIGPPPPRPPDADPNAPPPKPLEGRPERQFFVKWQGMSYWHCSWVSELQLELHCQVMFRNYQRKNDMDEPPSGDFGGEEEKSRKRKNKDPKYAEMEERFYRYGIKPEWMMIHRILNHSVDKKGNVHYLIKWRDLPYDQASWESEDVDIQDYDLYKQAYWNHRELMRGEEGRPGKKLKKVKMRKLERPPETPTVDPTVKYDRQPEYLDVTGGTLHPYQLEGLNWLRFSWAQGTDTILADEMGLGKTVQTAVFLYSLYKEGHSKGPFLVSAPLSTIINWEREFEMWAPDMYVVTYVGDKDSRAIIRENEFTFEDNAIRGGKKASRMKKEAAVKFHVLLTSYELITIDMAILGSIDWACLIVDEAHRLKNNQSKFFRVLNGYSLQHKLLLTGTPLQNNLEELFHLLNFLTPERFHNLEGFLEEFADIAKEDQIKKLHDMLGPHMLRRLKADVFKNMPSKTELIVRVELSPMQKKYYKYILTRNFEALNARGGGNQVSLLNVVMDLKKCCNHPYLFPVAAMEAPKMPNGMYDGSALIRASGKLLLLQKMLKNLKEGGHRVLIFSQMTKMLDLLEDFLEHEGYKYERIDGGITGNMRQEAIDRFNAPGAQQFCFLLSTRAGGLGINLATADTVIIYDSDWNPHNDIQAFSRAHRIGQNKKVMIYRFVTRASVEERITQVAKKKMMLTHLVVRPGLGSKTGSMSKQELDDILKFGTEELFKDEATEGGDNKEGEDSSVIHYDDKAIERLLDRNQDETEDTELQGMNEYLSSFKVAQYVVREEEMGEEEEVEREIIKQEESVDPDYWEKLLRHHYEQQQEDLARNLGKGKRIRKQVNYNDGSQEDRGSRAVFLSDWQDDQSDNQSDYSVASEEGDEDFDERSEARRPSRKGLRNDKDKPLPPLLARVGGNIEVLGFNARQRKAFLNAIMRYGMPPQDAFTTQWLVRDLRGKSEKEFKAYVSLFMRHLCEPGADGAETFADGVPREGLSRQHVLTRIGVMSLIRKKVQEFEHVNGRWSMPELAEIEENKKLSQPSSPSPKTPTPSTPGDTQPNTPAPVPPPEEGVKLEEGASSKEQGESSEAEKELSASAAETEVPMEQCAQPVETPPQEAKSPVNSTEADEKKLEEPEVKERPDEPMEVESKADGEKVEDRASIENPPEPPIITLDEKDEKKDDDKRDVVMLQNGEMLKESVDERHKKAVKQRFMFNIADGGFTELHSLWQNEERAATVTKKTYEIWHRRHDYWLLAGIINHGYARWQDIQNDPRYAILNEPFKGEMNRGNFLEIKNKFLARRFKLLEQALVIEEQLRRAAYLNMSEDPSHPSMALNTRFAEVECLAESHQHLSKESMAGNKPANAVLHKVLKQLEELLSDMKADVTRLPATIARIPPVAVRLQMSERNILSRLANRSSEPPPPPPPQQVAQQQ; encoded by the exons ATGGCTTCGGGCATTGGGTCTCCGTCGCCGTGCTCAGGGGGAAGCGACGACGATGAGATGGAGGTCCTGTTGAACAGCACTATCCCCCAACACCCAG agcctgaagaagagccAGAAGACGAGCTTCTGTCAGAGGCTGACACAcccaaaatcaagaaaaaaaagaagcccaaGAAGCTAAAGGAACCCAAAGTGCCCAAGCTCAGCAAGCGTCAGAAGAAGGAG ctggggGACAGTTCTGGTGAGGGGAACGAGtttgtggaggaagaggaggaggtcctGCGCTCTGACAGTGAAGGCAGTGACTACActcctgggaagaagaaaaagaagaaattagggcccaagaaggaaaagaaaaacaaagttaagcgcaaggaggaggaggaagaagaggaagaagatgatgACTCAAAG GAGCCGAAGTCATCTGCTCAGCTCCTGGAAGACTGGGGGATGGAGGATATTGATCATATCTTCACAGAGGAGGATTACCGCACTCTCACCAACTACAAAGCTTTCAGCCAATTTGTCAG GCCACTTATTGCAGCCAAGAACCCTAAAATAGCAGTGTCGAAGATGATGATGGTACTGGGAGCCAAATGGAGGGAGTTTAGCACAAACAACCCCTTCAAGGGAAGTTCCGGTGCTtctgtggcagctgctgcagctgcagctgttgCAGTAGTGGAGAGTATGGTGACAAATGTGGATGCTGTCCTGCCGCAGCCCCCTGTAGATGTGCCACTCAGGAAAGCTAAGACAAAGGAGGGCAAAG GACCCAATGCCCGGCGGAAGCCAAAAGCCAGTCCTCGTATTCCTGATATCAAGAAACCTAAAACAAAGAAGGTGGCACCTTTGAAAATCAAACTGGGTGGATTTGGTTCCAAGCGTAAAAGATCATCA AGTGAAGACGATGATCTGGATGTGGAGTCAGACTTCGATGATGCCAGCATCAACAGCTACTCTGTTTCAGATGGGTCTACGAGCCGTAGTAGCCGCAGTCGCAAAAAACTCAaagctgggaaaaagaaaaagaaag GTGAGGAGGACTCCACAGTGGCTGTGGATGGCTATGAGACTGATCACCAGGACTACTGTGAGGTgtgccagcagggaggggaaaTTATACTGTGTGATACCTGCCCTCGTGCCTACCACATGGTTTGCCTGGACCCAGACATGGAGAAAGCCCCAGAGGGAAAATGGAGCTGCCCACACTGT gaaaaagaaggcattcagtggGAAGCAAAGGAGGATAACTCTGAAGGTGAGGAAATCctggaggatgttgtgggggatgcTGAGGAAGAGGATGACCACCATATGGAGTTCTGTAGAGTCTGCAAGGACGGAGgagagctgctgtgctgtgatGCCTGTCCTTCATCCTATCACATCCACTGTCTGAATCCCCCATTGCCAGAGATTCCCAATGGAGAGTGGCTGTGTCCTCGCTGCACT TGCCCATCTTTGAAAGGAAAGGTGCAGAAGATCTTGATCTGGAAATGGGGTCAGCCTCCCATTGGCCCCCCACCACCACGTCCACCTGATGCAGACCCCAATGCTCCTCCCCCTAAGCCTCTGGAGGGTCGGCCTGAAAGGCAGTTCTTTGTCAAATGGCAGGGCATGTCCTACTGGCACTGCTCTTGGGTGTCAGAGTTGCAG CTGGAGCtgcactgccaggtcatgtttcGTAACTACCAACGCAAAAATGATATGGATGAGCCACCCTCAGGGGACtttggaggggaagaggagaaaagccgaaagagaaaaaacaaggacCCCAAATATGCTGAGATGGAGGAACGTTTCTATCGATACGGGATCAAGCCTGAGTGGATGATGATCCACAGGATCCTTAATCACAG TGTGGATAAGAAGGGGAATGTCCACTATTTGATTAAATGGAGAGACCTGCCCTATGACCAGGCATCCTGGGAAAGTGAAGATGTGGATATCCAAGATTATGACCTCTACAAGCAAGCCTACTGGAATCACAG GGAGCTGATGAGAGGTGAAGAGGGCAGGCCTGGTAAGAAGTTAAAGAAAGTGAAGATGCGGAAACTGGAAAGGCCTCCCGAGACCCCCACAGTAGAT CCAACAGTGAAATATGACCGGCAACCAGAGTACCTTGATGTAACAGGGGGAACCTTGCATCCCTACCAACTGGAAGGACTGAACTGGCTGCGATTCTCTTGGGCCCAGGGCACAGATACAATCTTGGCTGATGAAATGGGTCTGGGAAAGACTGTGCAGACAGCTGTATTCCTATACTCCTTGTACAAAGAG GGCCACTCAAAGGGTCCCTTCTTGGTGAGTGCCCCACTGTCCACAATCATCAACTGGGAAAGAGAATTTGAGATGTGGGCCCCAGATATGTATGTAGTGACCTACGTCGGGGACAAAGATAGCCGGGCTATCATCCGTGAGAATGAGTTCACTTTTGAGGATAACGCCATACGTGGAGGCAAAAAAGCATCCAGAATGAAG AAGGAGGCTGCTGTGAAGTTCCACGTGCTGCTCACCTCCTATGAACTGATCACAATTGATATGGCCATACTAGGCTCTATTGACTGGGCCTGTCTCATCGTGGATGAAGCTCACAGACTGAAAAACAATCAGTCTAAG TTCTTCCGTGTGCTGAATGGTTACTCCCTCCAGCACAAACTGCTGCTTACAGGAACTCCCCTGCAGAACAACCTGGAAGAACTGTTCCACCTGCTGAACTTCCTGACGCCAGAGAGATTCCA TAACTTGGAGGGCTTCCTGGAAGAGTTTGCAGATATTGCTAAGGAAGATCAGATCAAGAAGCTGCATGACATGCTGGGCCCACACATGCTGAGGCGTCTCAAAGCTGATGTTTTCAAGAATATGCCATCTAAGACTGAACTTATTGTCAGAGTGGAGTTGAGCCCCATGCAGAA gaAATATTACAAATACATTTTGACGAGAAACTTTGAGGCACTGAATGCACGGGGTGGTGGTAACCAAGTCTCCTTGCTCAATGTTGTTATGGATCTGAAGAAGTGCTGCAACCACCCCTACCTCTTTCCTGTGGCTGCTATG GAAGCTCCAAAAATGCCGAACGGCATGTATGATGGTAGTGCTCTTATTCGAgcctctggaaagctgttgctgctcCAGAAGATGTTAAAGAACCTTAAGGAAGGAGGTCACAGGGTGCTCATATTCTCTCAG ATGACTAAAATGTTGGACCTTCTAGAAGACTTTTTGGAACACGAAGGGTACAAATACGAGCGGATTGATGGAGGAATCACAGGGAACATGCGTCAGGAGGCTATTGATCGCTTCAATG CTCCTGGTGCtcagcagttctgctttctgctttcaaCTCGAGCTGGGGGTCTTGGTATTAACTTGGCCACAGCAGATACTGTGATTATCTATGATTCAGACTGGAACCCCCACAATGATATCCAG GCCTTCAGTCGTGCACACAGAATTGGACAGAACAAGAAAGTGATGATATACCGCTTTGTGACAAGGGCCTCAGTGGAGGAGCGTATcactcaggtggccaagaagaaaATGATGCTAACTCATCTGGTAGTGAGACCAGGGTTGGGCTCCAAGACAGGCTCCATGTCCAAACAGGAACTTGATGACATTCTCAAATTTGGCACTGAAGAGCTCTTCAAGGATGAGGCTACTGAGGGGG GGGATAACAAAGAAGGTGAGGACAGCAGTGTCATCCACTATGATGACAAAGCAATTGAGCGTCTGTTGGATCGGAACCAGGATGAAACAGAAGATACAGAACTTCAGGGCATGAACGAGTATCTCAGCTCCTTCAAGGTGGCCCAGTATGTGGTTCGTGAAGAGGAGATGGGG gaggaagaggaggttgaACGGGAGATCATTAAGCAGGAGGAGTCAGTGGATCCTGATTACTGGGAGAAACTGCTGCGTCACCATTATGAACAGCAACAGGAGGATCTGGCCAGGAATCTGGGCAAGGGCAAACGTATTCGCAAGCAAGTTAACTACAATGATGGCTCGCAGGAGGATAGAG GCTCACgtgctgtttttctttcagactgGCAAGATGACCAGTCAGATAATCAGTCAGATTATTCAGTTGCTTCTGAAGAAGGAGACGAGGACTTTGATGAGAGGTCTGAAG CTCGTCGGCCTAGCCGCAAAGGCCTAAGAAATGATAAGGATAAGCCTCTGCCTCCCTTACTTGCCCGCGTGGGAGGGAACATTGAG GTCTTGGGTTTCAATGCTCGCCAGCGGAAGGCCTTCCTCAATGCCATCATGCGCTATGGAATGCCACCTCAGGATGCCTTCACCACTCAGTGGCTTGTTCGGGACCTCCGTGGCAAGTCAGAGAAAGAGTTCAA GGCCTATGTCTCGCTGTTCATGCGCCATTTGTGTGAACCTGGAGCTGATGGCGCAGAGACCTTTGCAGATGGGGTCCCACGGGAAGGTCTTTCTCGACAGCATGTCCTTACTCGTATTGGAGTCATGTCACTTATACGCAAAAAG GTGCAGGAATTTGAGCATGTGAATGGCCGCTGGAGTATGCCAGAACTGGCAGAGATAGAGGAGAACAAGAAACTTTCACAGCCAAGCTCACCCTCTCCCAAAACTCCAACTCCTTCGACACCAGGGGATACGCAGCCAAATACGCCTGCCCCTGTCCCTCCACCTG AAGAAGGAGTAAAACTAGAAGAAGGAGCCAGTAGTAAGGAGCAAGGAGAGTCGTCTGAAGCAGAGAAAGAGCTCAGTGCCTCTGCTGCTGAAACGGAGGTCCCTATGGAG cagtgtgcccagcctgtAGAGACACCGCCTCAGGAAGCAAAATCCCCAGTGAACTCCacagaagcagatgaaaaaaaattagaggAACCAGAGGTGAAAGAAAGACCGGATGAGCCAATGGAAGTAGAAAGCAAAG ctgaTGGGGAGAAAGTAGAAGACAGAGCATCTATTGAGAATCCCCCTGAACCTCCTATAATCACTCTGGATGAGAAAG ATGAGAAAAAGGATGATGATAAGAGGGATGTTGTGATGCTGCAGAATGGAGAGATGCTGAAAGAGTCAGTAGACGAAAGGCACAAGAAGGCAGTAAAGCAGCGCTTCATGTTCAACATAGCAGATGGTGGCTTCACTG AACTACACTCTCTGTGGCAGAATGAAGAGCGGGCTGCAACTGTCACAAAGAAGACCTACGAGATCTGGCATCGGCGTCATGACTACTGGCTCCTTGCTGGGATTATCAA TCATGGCTATGCCCGTTGGCAGGATATTCAGAATGATCCACGTTACGCCATCCTCAATGAGCCCTTCAAGGGTGAGATGAACAGGGGTAACTTCCTGGAAATAAAGAATAAGTTCTTGGCACGGAGATTCAAG CTCCTGGAGCAAGCGCTGGTGATCGAGGAGCAGCTGCGGCGAGCTGCCTACCTGAACATGTCGGAAGACCCGTCTCATCCATCCATGGCTCTGAACACACGTTTCGCAGAGGTGGAATGCCTGGCTGAGAGCCACCAGCACCTGTCCAAGGAGTCAATGGCCGGGAATAAACCAGCCAACGCGGTGCTGCACAAAG TTCTGAAGCAGCTGGAGGAGCTTCTGAGTGACATGAAGGCGGATGTGACTCGCCTGCCCGCCACCATCGCCCGCATCCCACCCGTGGCAGTGCGGCTCCAGATGTCGGAGCGCAACATCCTCAGCCGGCTGGCCAACCGCAGCAGcgagccccccccgccgccccctccccagcag GTGGCCCAGCAGCAGTGA